The genomic region TTGTCTCTCGTGGCTGGTAGCTGAACAAAAGACCTTTTCTTTGGAGAATAGtgatttcaatttaaaatggCAATACAGAAAGCAGGCAAGATGCTCCCTGCTGTAATTAGAACAAGTTCCCCAGCATACTGTTATCTTTAGCCTCCGGAAGTGTAGCAGTTCAGCTAGGACTGGTAAGTCACTGCCATTAACTCTAGTTATTGCCGGGCTGTACCGCACGGCTATCGCAGCGGCAGGGCTGATCCGAAACCGTTTGCATTTGCTGAAACACAGAAGGCATTCCGGCACGGCAGTTCAGTGGTTTTTTTGGTTCATAATTTTAAGAAGGTTTAGTTGGTTTATAACGTTACTAAAGGCaaagagggagaagagaagccATATAATTCATCTGTGTGGGAACATACGAGAGTCGTGCTGGGTGTCTGTTGGGCCTTACAGATAAAGCACTCCAGTTACAGATAAAGCACTCTgatttctcttgctttcctttcatGACATACCCTTTATTGATTATAAAATTACAATCTATCTATAATCTAACCataaatatgaaattataaCCCTTCGTGCTCAACACTGTGTCGTTCTGTCTTCCAAAGTTCACCCACTGTTGGGACTCTGCAGCTCCTTGGGGCTTGCGTTCTGCTGTGTGCATCTCTCGCTAATTAGCCCGtgaacagcttttgttttcaagaCAGCAAAATGTCAGTTCAGATATTAAAAATGCACACAGGCGCACTCTCCTCTCGCTGGGGCGGGGGAGAGGAGCTTCTGAGCCTGAGCAGCACGCGCTGGGGTGCGTCTCCTCCAGGACCCTGTGACCGCAGGATTTTGTCACCCCCCAGTTGGGGACCGAGCCTCCACGAGCAGCAGTAAGGACGGCGACTTCTGATCCGCAGGGACAGCAAGCACAGAGGGCAGCgcagcagagaagcagagatGTTGTTGGCAAAAGCACCAGCTGAGCTTCGGGAACGGCTTCTGCTGGCAGTTTCTGTGAGCGGGGCGGCAGCTCAGCTCAGGCTCGCTCTCAGCCAGCAGTGCATGTCATATCTGCAACAGACATGCCTGAAAATCCTTATCAGCTCTTCAACTGCCATTTCCCAGGTTTCCTTTCCAAGGAAGGGCACACAAAGGCAGCTGAGGCTTGCAGGGCTGAGCAGGGCCCGTGACCGTGCCAGGGCtcggctggagctgcagcagtgcgGGGTCGGGGTCTGTGCCAcccgctgcccctgccccagctttTCGGGGCACCTGGCTCGTGTGCTGCatccagctggctgctgccttgctCCGCTCGGGCGAGCTGGGGCTGGAACCacaacagagcacagaaaccCACCGTGACGGCCCTTCAGGGGTGGGAAAAGGAGCGCTAGGCACCTCTTGGGGGAGATTTTACAAGCCTCTGCGAAGTGAACCTGCAAAATCCGTGACTCCAAAACTGATTAGGGTTTGAAGGGGTTCAGAGATGCACACGCACGGGGTTTTCAGGCAGGTGCTTTGCTCATGTCACCCAGTGTGAAGGAGCGTGATGTGGTGGGCCAGGAGAGGCGCCGGGCTGCCCACAACACACGGGTCTTGCTGGCGGTGCTGTGCCAGGGCACGGAGGGACAGCCACCACCCGCAGCGGGCACAGCCCTCCCCACCCAGTGTGCACGGGCAGGGCTCCACTGCGGTGCCTGCTACCACGGCCAGAACTGCTTTTGTCTGCAGTGCTACGGGTATTTCTGTCCTGTACACCGCTTCCTTGCCAGCCTCCAGCCTTCTGCCTCAGTTGCTAATGGCCACAAGTTCCTGTAGGAGGGCAGCAGGAATTGCTCACACTCAGCACAGAAGCAACTTTCCCCGTACCTATCTGCTCACCCCCAAAATGTTCCAAATATGTTCACTCACAAGTTCAGGCCATACCTGGGCATTTTCAGCATGCGAAGCTAGAGCTGGCAGGAAAACAGGAGATGGTGTAAATAGCCATTGCTAACAGTCtgttttctatgtattttaaggtatttttaGACAGACAAGGATGAGCTTCCCTTTTTTTGTACGAAGATGCGTTTGCCCGAATCCTTCAAGCCAAAATTTCCCCAGCTCTCAGCTGTGTGCAGGCGGCTGCTCAGAAGTACAGCAGGTAAGGGGAGCCATGAACACGGAGACAAAAAATAACGCCTGGCAAGCACGTCACACACCCAGGCAGTATGGGGGGGTAGGGACTAGGGGCAGCTCAGCCTTCGGGCAGCGCCTGCCGTGGCTGCGGGGCACACACGGTGTGTGGGGCAGCCCGGGCACCGCTTGGCCCTTGCCGAGGCAGCAAGGGGGGGCTGAATCTCAGGGGTCTGGATCTCGGGGATGGTGGGGGCTTCCTCTCcaggcagggcaagcaggcgctGGCAGCCCCCCGGTGCCTGTCCCCACCCGCCCCACACGGGGGGATGTTCCTGTGTGTGTCCGCACACACATTCAGCTCCACCACAAGCAGGCGTTGCAGTGATCTATGGATCTCAGCCCGAGGCCGGTTCGGGTCCATTTTTCTTACTGGCacactgaaatactgaaatctgTGCCTAAGTTTTGCTAACCAAAACTAACAGGTAGCAACAGCTGGATTTATGTCCAGCCCGTTCCCTTCGCACACCCACACACTGCTATAGTTCAGCATTAATTGGGCTGACTGGGAATTTCCATTTGCTCGCTAGTGTGCTTTCTTCTCTGGTTAGGGATACATCATCCCTTTGAGTTAAATCAGCtgttaaaagaacaaaacattcAGTTTAATGGAAATCAGTGGTATAAAATCCTAGATTTTGCAGAAAGTGCGTTAAGAGGCAAAGCTGGAAGGAATTCAGCTTCAGCTACACCAGCTAGAAACCTATTCAGCTACAAAAGCATATGCTGGAGTTATGGAGGAAAAGGTGCTAATGTAACATGTTTTATGGTTGTGCTCCAAAATAAGAACAGATTAGTGATACAAGCAGGAAGACGCTAATTTGCTGGCTGCAGATGAAGTCATGTAACAGTATGGCTGCTAAAAAATATGCCTTTTTCTTTACTCACTTAAGAGCTTGGACCTTTAACTGTTGAAGCACTGCAGGCAGGATGTGCACACTTAGCAGTACGTGAGATTTCCactcccagcactgccaggctCTGAAGGGAGGTGCCGAGACATGCGCTGGGGATGAAGCAGGAGGGACAGTGGCTGCTCATGGACCTCTGGTGGCACAGGGCAGTGGCAGTGTCCTTGGCAGGTCCGTGGTGCCGAGGAGCAGCGGAGGAGGGAGCCTCCCCGCCCTGTGCTTgcctccctctgccccccatCAGGAGTGGGACTGGCCCCCGGCTGGCAGAAGAGGGGCAAAGTAAGGAAGGCAGAGCTACCAGGTGGGGTGGGCAATGCTCAGCAAAGAGCCAGATATCGAGCCGCTGCATTAACTGGGGTGcataaagggaaaagggaagccTGGATGAAGCAGGAGCAATAAAGGAGACAAGAATGCCAGGGATTTAAAAAATGTGCAGAGAAGGGAAACGTCTCTTCCCATGTTCTGAGCAAGGACAAGTGTTGTTCTGgaaaggtgctgctgctggtggcacgtGGCAGCACCtggccagctgctggcacaggttCCTAACCAGGAGAAGCCGGAGCCATGCGTGGGCACCCTGAGGGTGCTGCCAGAAGccacagggcaggcagcagcacgatGCACGTGAGCAGCACCCTTGCATCGCTGTAGCTCCCACCCTGAAAAATGAGGGGGCACTCAAGAAAGTTAGAAGGATGAGGTCGGTCTCTTGGAAAATCCTGCCCTGGCATAGAAAAGACACTGCAGATTCTCAGACCAGATTGTAAATGTGAGCTTGGAGTCTTCAGTAATGGATGAACTGAGCTGTAGCCGGGTGATGTGAAGCAGCATGACTGGTGGAGATTCCCTTTGACCTTCAGGTTATTCGTATCCTTCCTCAATATGCCTACCAGCCCTACAGGAACATCACACCAGCAGAGGTGCCACTTCCACACAGCCGTGACTTTGTGCTGGAGCTGGATACCTGGCGTCGGGGGAACCACTGCCCTGGGTGCCTGGGCAGACCGGGACACATCAGCACACGCTGCTGAGCACCCCTGCGCTGGTGACTTCGTGCTTCTCAGGGTCTCGTGTAAATGAACCACGGCCCCTTTCACAGCTCTGCTCACAAGCCCAATCCAAGAGAAGGCTGAAAGGCCCCATGAGAACAGATGCGGGGCTCCTTGGGGCACACCAGCACGGGCACAGGGTCCGGCAGCGCAGCGAGCAGGCACCAGCAGCCGCCCCCGCCCCGGTTTGTGTTGGGCAGCGCTGGGGCACTGACCTCTCGGCTCCGCCGCTTGGCTTTCCGGCGCTGCTCAGctcacagcagcaagcaggctGCAGATCGTGGTGCGTGTTTACTGATGCTATCAGTGCTGCTTCAGCATGACTCAAAATGTTCTCAAGACAGAATTCGAGAGCTGCCAAAAGAAGTGAGGCGTTAGCAATGGGCCTGACAAAATCGCTAATGAAATAACAATTGCACAGCGAAAGATAAACTGAAGGACCTCTTGTGTGCTAATAACATTGCTTTGATtgttccattttaatttttaacacgATAATCCAAGTCCTTTATTCAAATAAACTCTGGTTTTGGCCGTGCAGCTGATTCTCCGGGGAGCAAGAtgatgtttttataaatgagcACTGTGGGCTTGACCCTGTTATACTGTGCTCCTCGCATGTCTGCTCTGTGGGCTGGGCGCTTTCTCTTGTGGCAATGCTGTGGCTGAGGAGTAATTTTTGTTAGCACTTTAAAATCCTAGAGGGCACCACTGAACAGTttagcaattttttatttttttttttacaatccATTCTTCAcaggtgctgctgtgcttgTCTCGGTCCCTCCCTagccttcctttctctccataTTCAATTGTATTAAAACTAAAACGATTCTTCACGGTAAATGTGCAGCCAGTGGAtgagtacaaaaagaaaaaacatgaatgTATAAGAAGAAAAGGTCTTATTATTACAAAATCTAAGAAGTTGCTTCAAAGCTGTAGTCTGCGTAACTTGGCCCCGAGTAAATGCCAACTTGGCGACTCCATCTGCAGCCACTTGCATATTCCTACAGGGGCACAATGCGCAGCTGATTTCCCAATTAAGCTCTCCCGACAAAGTAGTTTTATCATTCAGGCAGCCTCAAAAGTTTGAGAGAGGAATACATATTCATGAGGCACCAGCAGCCCTCCGGCTCAGGCGCAGCTttcagctgggagcagcccggGGCTCGGTGCGCCGGAGCCAGCAGGTTGCCACCGGCCgggcccccccggggggctccagGGAGCCGCTGCCCCCCGCAGCACCGAGCACCGGGGGctcgccggggccgggcccacCCGCGACCGTGTCCCGCGTGGGTGGGCGGCGGGAGGGGCGCCGGGGGAAGGTCTGTCTGTCCCGGGGGGGCGTCTGTCTGTCCCGGGGGGTATCCGTTTGCCCGGGGGGAGGGTCcccgggcggccccggccccggcaggGCGAGGGCGGGGAGCGGCCCCGAGCGCCGCCCGGCTGCGGGCGAGGGCGGtgcggggggcgggcggcgcgcccctgggcagagccggCGCCGGGagccggccccccccggcccccgcccgcccccgcccgcGGCCGGCGCGGAGCCTCCCGCGGCACCGGGGCTGCGGCCGCGCTCCCCGCGGCGGCGCCAGGCAGGGGCCGTCCCGCGGCTCCCGGCCGCCCACCCGccagcagccccggccccgaCACGGGACCGGCCCGGCCATGGCAGCCGCGGGCGGGACGCCGCGCCCCGGCCGAGAGCGGAGCCGAGCGGGAGGCAGGTgggggcgccgggggggcgcggggggcggcggggggcgagggcggcggcggctgcccgggggctgcgggggggagcggagcggagcggggcggaggGGCGCGGGCGGAGCGGCGGTGCCCCCATCCCCGGtacccccggtgccccccacccGCGGCACCGCCGCCCGGAGCTGCGCCGCGTCCcggggcggccgccgccgcgctcTCGGTGCGCGCTCCGCGcctcccgtcccgtcccgtcccgtcccgtcccgtcccgtcccgtccagCCTCGCCGTgtcgagccgagccgagcccatCCGATCCGATCCGAGCCGTGCCGTGGCCGCGGCGGGCAGGGGGCGCCCCCCGGGAGGGGTTTGGAGCCCAGCGCCGAGCCCAGCGCCCAGCCGCACGCGTGGGCTCCCCCGGCGGGAGCGCTCGGAAGGCGGCCCGGCAGCCCGTGCATCCCGCCAGGCTCCCTTTGCGCTTGTGTCGCTGTCTTTCAGATGCGCCGCTGGCCCTGTAGAGACTTTGCTGCTTCACCTCAGGCTTATGTGACCCTGCTGGAAAGATCATGACCGAAGCcctcatctctgctgctttgaATGGAACTGAACCCAACCTGTTGTCCGGCAGCGGCTGGCCGGTGGGAAATGCCACCACCAAGTGCTCCCTGACCAAAACCGGCTTCCAGTTCTACTACCTGCCCACCGTCTACATTCTAGTCTTCATCACTGGATTTTTGGGAAACAGCGTGGCGATCTGGATGTTTGTCTTCCACATGAGGCCTTGGAGCGGCATCTCGGTTTACATGTTCAACCTGGCGTTGGCCGACTTCTTGTACGTCTTGACGCTGCCCGCCCTCATCTTTTACTACTTCAATAAAACCGACTGGATCTTCGGGGATATCATGTGCAAACTGCAGAGGTTCATTTTCCACGTGAACCTCTATGGCAGTATTTTGTTTCTAACATGCATCAGCGTGCACAGGTACACGGGCGTCGTGCACCCCCTGAAGTCGCTGGGGAGGCTGAAGAAGAAGAACGCCGTTTACATCAGCACCCTGGTCTGGGTCATCGTGGTGGCCGTGATTTCGCCGATACTCTTCTACTCGGGAACGGGGATaaggagaaataaaaccatCACGTGCTACGACACCACGACCGATGATTACCTGAGAAGTTACTTCATTTACAGCATGTGCACCACGGTGTTCATGTTCTGCATCCCGTTCATAGTGATTCTTGGCTGTTACGGACTAATTGTGAAAGCTTTGATTTACAAAGATTTGGACAACTCTCCTCTTAGGAGAAAGTCGATTTACCTGGTTATTATTGTGTTGACAGTCTTTGCTGTGTCGTATCTTCCCTTCCACGTGATGAAGACCTTAAATCTAAGAGCCAGGGTGGATTTTCAGACTCCACAAATGTGTGCCTTCAACGATAAGGTTTATGCCACTTACCAAGTGACGAGGGGTCTGGCCAGCCTCAACAGCTGTGTAGACCCCATTCTTTATTTCCTGGCAGGTGACACCTTTCGAAGGCGGCTTTCCAGGGCAACCAGGAAATCCTCCCGAAGAAGTGAACACAATGTGCAGTCCAAAAGTGAGGAAATGACTCTCAATATTTTATCAGAGTATAAGCAGAATGGAGATACAAGTTTGTGAATTAATGCGAAAGATTTGGGAACGGTTTGCAAAAATCCTCCACTTTGACAGAGTAGGACGCGATAGTGCTACAAGTGTGTGAGGAAAATTTATCAGTCTCTCAAACTCATTTTAGATAAAGCCTCTTTTTCTGATCTTAGAAAAAAACTTAACAAAGTAAGTGGAAGAACTTTAATCTTAATGGAGAATAACATGTCAAAATTCAGCTTTCCTTCTCCTTACAATGTTCTCGTTTCTTTCTGACTTGTGTCAGATAAAGTAAAATGAAGTAAATCCCCTAAAGGAAGAAAGCAATCAAAGTGCTTCTGTTTCAGTGACTTAGTCTCCCACACTCAAAGCGATCTTCATTAGCCTCCctttaaaaataggaaataaaagtaaGAAAGAGCAGTATCTTCTCTTCTGATGCTCAGTCCACATACCGAGCCTCGGTGCTGTCCTTTTTCTCGCTTGCCATTGTAAACAAGTGTGTAAATCACGGTCCTGGTGCGGCTGGCACACCTTTACggtttcattatttcttcatCTACTTCTAGTGTTGATAATTATTTGGTAGTTTGGTAACGTTTATGATTCAGTCTTCGAATGCCAGCGTGTTACAAAAGATAGGCTTGCCGACGTGTGTGCATGATTATGCTTTCAGTTCACGGCGGCTGCTCGTGGCAGACACGGAACCCGCAGCAGACCGCCGCGCGGGCGGGTGGGTGGCTCCGGGAGCTGGTGCAGGCACCTGCCTCGCACCCGCGGGCAGCGGTGCGCTCcgtgagctgctgctggagcacggTGTGTGCACAGGGGCCGGCGGCCTGATCCTGCCTGGGCACTgcgtgctgcagcccctgcccttgGCCGCTCGTGGTTGCGGTCGTCCTGCAGGTCTTTACGGGTAGAGCGCCAGAAACGTGTCTGCTGGGACTGGCCGTGCCTTGTAGAGGAGTGGAACTACATCACCTGCGGTTTCTTTTGGTGCGAGAATATTTCTGTTCCTGGCAATCTTTACAGAGAACATGAAAGTTGTTTCCCAAGAATATACCTATAAAAAACgatatatatatggtttatattatatatatgtataaataattgGGAGGGAATTAATTTTTTGGTATTGTGACAAATTACTGTATTAACAAGATGTTGCAATATACTACAGACTAAATCTACCCGTTTGTTGTATATCTTCTCCAAATGTGGAATAGGTCATCTAAAATTAGTCAAGCTGAAATGTTGTGTAATACAAGAGCTAGTGATCAGAGCACAGATGAAACCTTACATGGGCAGTCATTCATTTctcatatttttaagaaatgtgtttgaaaatattGTGTGTTAAAAGCAGTATGAAGGCATGCTTTAAATGATAAATTTAGTGTACAAAATTAAGTTCTGTGTAATCCTAGGGGTGATTTAAGCAGATCCTCATTCCTCCAGTCTTCATAGTAagagtaaaatatttatattttgcttaCTGATTTTCAGTGGTTGGTAACAAACAGGAGTAGCCTCGTTACTTTTTGACATCGTTGTAAAGCAGCTTCTGTTCAGACATACAGCTTCTTAATCTGCAAAGTCCCTATTTATTGAACTTATTTATTAGAAAACTAAATGTAAAGTATGTAAAGTGTGGTTCTCCGTGTTCATATTCAGAATTGGGCATTAATGGAAAATTTAACAGCATGTTTAAATCATTGTACTACTGTGTCTTCTAACAGAACATCTTTATAATAAACTCAATTCCACCCTGACTATTCACTCTTGATATATAACCTAGAGATAAATTAAACTACTAATATATAGCCTAGAGATAAATTAAACTACTGCTTAGGAAGCATAGCTTCTTGAAGCAATGTTAAGATCCCATTTAGCACTGTAAGATGAAAAATGGAGAGAGTGAAAAAATCCCAACCAAGGGTCAATTGCTAATTAATCCCTACTGACAAAACACTGTAGAATAGCACAGCCTATTTATATCACCAGAGAATGAGACTGGTTCAGAATAAATGACTTCTTCTATTATGTGATTATTTGAGACTTCATTCAGCCGAGGCACATCTTGTTTAGAATGGCAGATGAATTAAGCAGAGGGAGCACATTAAAATATGATACGCTCTGGATCTGCTTCTCTAGGTTTAAAATTGTATTCATCTCCCAGAGTTTTGTAgtctatttctcttttttctttcagttaggaaataaaatgttccaCCAAGTCATGTCCTAAAAAAGGCCCTAAACGCGGAGACGCAGCAGAACAAAAGCCTTGCACCCAGGCTGGTCCTTCTGTAGTTGCTCAAAGTCTTTTTGCAGTGTGCCTCTCTAATACGGCAAAGTTGGCTGGCTCTTACGCTGTGTATAGTTCAAGTGCAACCAAATTGTACAAGCCCAGGGACCCCAGGTTTGGCATGCTGCAGGAGAAACCCACCTGTCTGCACAGACAGCCTGCTGGGGAAAATCCCCCCCGAGATGCAAACGGCAGTACCCCACAAACATGGGTCTTGAGCTCCCGGGGTGGATTTTGTGCACTCATCCTGAAGCAGCTCTAAGATCTCTCTGCTTCATCTTGCCTCACTGAAGAGAGCTCTGCAATTTGACCGGTGTGGTCA from Anas platyrhynchos isolate ZD024472 breed Pekin duck chromosome 9, IASCAAS_PekinDuck_T2T, whole genome shotgun sequence harbors:
- the P2RY1 gene encoding P2Y purinoceptor 1, with the translated sequence MTEALISAALNGTEPNLLSGSGWPVGNATTKCSLTKTGFQFYYLPTVYILVFITGFLGNSVAIWMFVFHMRPWSGISVYMFNLALADFLYVLTLPALIFYYFNKTDWIFGDIMCKLQRFIFHVNLYGSILFLTCISVHRYTGVVHPLKSLGRLKKKNAVYISTLVWVIVVAVISPILFYSGTGIRRNKTITCYDTTTDDYLRSYFIYSMCTTVFMFCIPFIVILGCYGLIVKALIYKDLDNSPLRRKSIYLVIIVLTVFAVSYLPFHVMKTLNLRARVDFQTPQMCAFNDKVYATYQVTRGLASLNSCVDPILYFLAGDTFRRRLSRATRKSSRRSEHNVQSKSEEMTLNILSEYKQNGDTSL